GACGGGGCTCGAGGCCCTGTCCGCCAAGGGCGCCGAGGTGGCCGGCGAGCTGGCCCGCCTCCAGGGCATGCTGGCCGAGCCGGGCGCGGAGGCGCAGCGGCTGGACCGGATGCCCGTGGACGAGCTCAGCGAGGTGCTGGACCGGCTCGTGGCGGATCAGGAGACGCTGAAGACCCTGCCCGAGCGCACGCTCGTGGGGGACCAGCTGCGCGAGCACGGCCTGCAGGAGCTGCTGGCCGACCTGCAGCAGCGTGAGGTCCCCACCGACCAGCTGCGCGCCGAGCTCGAGCTGGCCTGGTGGCAGTCCGCCCTGGAGGCGATGATCTCCGGGGACGACTACCTCGCCATGATGGACGCCGACTCGCTGCGCCGGATCGAGGCCGAGTACCGGCTGGCGGACACCGCCCACCTCGAGGGCGGGGCCCAGCGCCTGGGCTGGAGGATGTCCCAGCAGTGGAAGCGGGCGAACACCCAGCACCGGGCCTCCGCCCGCGTGCTGCGGTCCCTGCTCAAGGACGGCAGCCCCGGACCGGACTCCCTCGCAGGCCTGGAGCCGGAGCTGCTGCAGGCACTCGTCCCCGTCTGGACGACCTCGCCCCTGGCGCTGGCCGAGTTCCCGCCGGAGATGGGCTTCGACACCGTCATCCTGCTCGACGCCGAGTCGCTGGCGCTGAGCACGGCGCTCGGTGCCATCAGCCGGGGCCGCCAGGTGGTCGCGTTCGGCGACGGCACCTCGGGCTCGCCGAAGCCCTTCAATGTCTCCGTGGACCCGACGGCCTCCGCCGTCCTGCCGCGCGAGGTGGACTCCGCCTTCACCGCGCTGATGCGCGTGCTGCCCTGCGTCGAGCTCGACACCATGCACCGCGGCCTGGAGCGCCGGCTCACGCGACTGCTCAGCGAGCAGCTCTACGAGGGCCGCGTGGACATGCTGCCCGGGGCCGCCGAGCTGACCGGTTCCGACCACCCGGTGCGCGTGGAGTTCCTGCCCGGCGGCACCGGGATGCCCGGCGCCGGCGACGAGGGCGTGGAGTCCACCGTGGCGGAGGTGAACCGCGCCATGGACCTCGTCTTCGAGCACATCCGCCGGCGGCCGGAGGCCTCGCTGGCGGTCATCACCGCCAGCCCGCTGCACGCCCGGCGCGTGGCCGAGGCCATCCGGCTGAACCTGCCGAACAACCCCTGGGCCGCGCCGTTCTTCAACCGGGCCGAGGAGCCGTTCGTCGTGGCCCCCATGGCCCGCGCCCAGGGCGTGGTGCGGGACCACATCGTCTTCACGCTGGGCTACGGCCGCACGCCCCACGGGCGCGTGGTCCACCACTTCGGGCCGTTCTCCGAGGCCGGGGGCCGGGAGCTGTACGCCACGGCGATGACCCGCGCCCGGCGCCACCTGCACGTGCTCACCTGCGTGCACCCGGACGACCTGGACCCCGAGCGCCTGGGCAACGGCGCCGCCGACTTCTACGGGCTGCTCGCCACCTACCTCAAGGACTCCGGCCACACCGCCGCACCCCGGCCGCGGGACCCGCTCGTGGCCGACCTGGCCGACCGGCTGCAGCAGCGGCACGGCACCGTGGTCCCGGACTACGCCGGGAGCATCGACCTGGCCGTGTGGAACCCGCTGGGGCTGCCCTCCTGGGACGGGCAGGCCACCGCCGAGCAGGCCGCTCCCGTGGCCCTGGTCTCCGACGGCTCCGAGGCCTACCGGGCGATGTCCGTGCGCGAGCGCTCGCGCCAGCGGCCGCAGCAGCTCGAGCGCAGCGGCTGGCGCTACCACCCGTTGTGGACGATCGACGTCTTCGCCGACCCGGCCGGCTGCGCGCAGGCCGTGGCCTCGTTCCTGGGCCTGCCCGCGGCGGGCCACGGTCCCGGCGACGTCCTGGCCGAGGAGGGCCTCGCTTCCCGTGCCGGGGCGGCGACGGGTGGTGACTCCGGTACCGGTGCCGACGCCGCCGCGGACGCCCCTGGCGCGGCCGGGGCGGGGGAGGCGGCGGCCCCGGGCGGCGACGCGTCGCCGACCGGCCCGGACGCCTGGCACGACCGCCCGGCACAGCCCGGAGCCGAGCAGGCCGGCCCGGCACAGGCCGGCGACGAGCAGGCCGGCCCGGAGCGCGAGCCCTCCGACCTCGACCACCGGGACGGCGAGGAGGACCACCAGGACCCGTCCGGGACCCGTGAGCACGGCGCCGAGTCCGCTGCCGTCGCCGGTGGCATCTCGGGGGCCGGGTCGACGGCCGCGGACAGCCGGTCCTGAGCGTGGCCCCCTCCGCTCCGGCCGATCGGTCCGCGGCGCCGGGAGGGGATCCCTCCCCGCGTCGCCGCCGCCACCGCCGGGCCGATGCCGCCGGGACCGGCCCGGCCGCCGCGGACGGTCCGGAGCCGCACCTCGCCGATCCGGCCGCGCCCTCCCCCCGGAGGGCCGAGCGGGCCTCCCGGGACGGGGACGCCGCGCTGTCCGAGCGGGACCGGTGGTTGCTGGAGCAGCGACCGCCGCACTGGGGGTAGGCCGCCCGGAGGGGACCGTCACGGTGCCCCCGCCGAGCGGATCACGGTGACCTCGAGCGAGAGGACCGCCCCGGCGAGGGCGGGAGCGTCGGCGTCCGGGACCGCCAGGACCACGGCCTGGCCCGCGCCACCACCGCCCCGCAGGACCTCCAGGCCCTTCCCGAGCACGCTGCCGTCGAGGCCCACCACGTCGACCGCGTCCCCGGTCCCCACGAGGGCCAGGGCGGCCGGGTCGCCGACACGCACCGCCACCGGCCGGTGGCCCCGCGGGGGCGTGGGGATGTCCCCCGTCCGGTCCGGCCTCGCGGTGGCGGCGGCGGACCCCGATGTCGGCCCCGTGGGGTCGGCGTCCCCGAGCGCGCCGCCCGCGAGGGGCGCGGGGACGGCGTCCCCGGCGGTGCCGGGCCGCGGTGGTGCCCCCGGGGCCGACCCGTCGGGGGCGGCGACGACCGCGTCGGGCGAGCCGACAGCCCCGGCGGATTCGCGGGATTCCGCGCGGCCGGGATGGTTCGGGGCCGGGCGGGCGCCGGTGAGCACGGCGAGCACCACGGCCAGCAGGAGGGGCAGGGCGGCGAGGGCCACCCGAAGCGGCGTGCGCCGCGTGCGCCGGATGCGGCCGGCGGCGGGGCGCGGGAAGCCTGCATCCTCCCCGCCGTCGCCGGGCGCCAGGGTGAGCGCAGCGGGCGGCGCGGTCCGGAGCCGTCGCCGGACCACGGCCCGCTGCCGGCGCAGCCAGGACCGGTCGGGTCGGGACGCCGGGCGTCGTGGGGGTGCGCCGCGGGACGGGCCGCGGTGGGCCCGGGGCGGCGGGGCGGTCACGTCCGGTCCCGGGTGGCCGGCCGGCGGTGCGGCGGAGCGGACGGGAGAGACGGCGGGGGAGCGGGGCAGGCGCGGGGCGGGCATGCCCCGATCAGAGCACTTGAGGGGTCCACCTCGAGGCGGGCGAGGGGACGGGAGCGGACGACGCTCCAGGCCGCGTCAGCGGTGCAGGACCGCGCCCACGGCGGGAGGTGCGGGGGAGCGGCGGGCCGCGCCCGGGGGCGCGGCCGGCTCAGGCGGAGGCGGCGGCGGGCGTCTTGGCCGGCGCCGGGGCGGAGGAGCCTGCCGAGGCGTCGGACGAGGACGAGGACGAGCCACTGGTCGAGGACGATCCGGCGGAGGCCGCCGAGTCGCCCGAGGCGGACGCGGCGGCCGTGGAGGAACCGGCGGTGGAGCCCGAGCGGTCGGAGCGGGAGTCGTTGCGGTAGAACCCGGATCCCTTGAACACCACGCCCACGGAGTTGAACTTCTTGCGCAGGGTGCCCTCGCACTGGGGGCAGACGGTCAGGGAGTCGTCGCTGAACGACTGGACGATGTCGAACGCGTGACCGCAGTCCTTGCAGGCGTAGGCGTAGGTGGGCACGGGGTTACTCCTTCCGACCAGCCGTTGCCGGTCCGCGGGACGACGGGTCGCTCCGTCGGCCGGGTGGCTTGGCACTCTCACGTTTCGAGTGCTAAGGATACACCCCCGGCCGGGCGGCCGCCGTCGGGCACGTCACGCCCGGGCGGCCAGCGGGTCCACCCCGTCGCCGAACCAGGTGAGGCCGTCGGCGGTCACCGCGCCGTCCACCGGCTCGTCGAACTCCCCGGCGGGCAGGTATCCCCGGGTCATCAGCTCGTGCCGGAACACGCTCGCCACGGTGACGGGGCCGCCGTCGCCGGCCTCCCGCAGCCGGCGCACCCCGGCCAGGAACCGGTCGTAGTATCCGCCGCCCTGGCCCATCCGGATCCCCAGCAGGTCCACCACCTGGGCCGGCACCAGCACGAGGTCCACGGTCGCCATGGTCTCCACGCCCAGCCGCTCGCCGACGGGCTCGTCGATGGGCGCCACCGCGCTCCGCGCCAGTTCCACGCCGGGGTGCCAAGCGGTCCAGGACAACTGCCGCTCGGGCTCGGTGATCGGCACGAGCACCTCGATCCCGGCCCCGTGCAGGGCCTCGCGCAGGGGCCCGGTCTGCGGTTCGGTCCCGTAGGACATCACGACGGCGGCCCGCCGGTGGCGCGCCCGCGGGAGGTACCACTCCAGCACGTGGCGCGTGATGGCCTCGGACTGGGCCGTCCGCTCGGCCTCGCCGAGCTCGCGGCGCCGGGCCCGCCACAGCGTGCGGGTGTCCTGCTTGCGCCACGCCAGCGTCTCCTGGGGCGTGGAGCCGCGATGGCCGGTCAGGGACGCGGAGTACTCGGCGGTGGGCTGGTCCTGGGGCGTGGGGTCGTTGGGGGACACCCCACCATTGTGCCCCTAGGATCGCCTCATGGCTCCCGTCCCGACGCACTCCTGGCCCGTGACGCTGGAGCACGGCGACCTCGTGCTGCGGCCGTTCCGCCGCTCCGACCAGGAGGAGTGGATGGCGCTGCGGTCCCGGAACCGCGAGTGGCTGCGGCCGTGGGACGCCACCAACCCGGTGCCGGAGACCGGCCTCAAGAGCTTCCACGAGATGGTCCGGGTGCTCAACCGCTCGGGCCGGGACGGGACCGGGCTGCCGTGGCTCATCTGCGTGCGGGGCACCGCGGACGGGCGGGCGGCGATCGCCGGGCAGCTGAGCGTGTCCTCGATCGTGCGCGGCTCGGCCCAGTCGGCCGCGATCGGCTACTGGATCGACCAGGCCCGCGCGGGCCAGGGCCTCGTGCCCACCGCGGTGGCGCTGGCCGTGGACCACTGCTTCTCCGTGCTGGGACTGCACCGGATCGAGGTCAACATCCGCCCCGAGAACCGGCCCAGCCTCCGGGTGGTCGAGAAGCTGGGGTTCCGCCACGAGGGCCTGCGCCGTGCCTTCCTGCACATCGACGGCGACTGGCGTGACCACGAGTCCTTCGCGCTGACCGCCCCGGAGGTCCCCGGCGGGCTGCTCGCGCGGCTGGGCCGGGGGCGTCCGGCCGGCTGAGCGGGCGGCGGACGAGGCGGCGCACGACGCGGCGCACGAGGGAGTGGAGCGGCACGGAAAACCGCTGGTCGGAGCGACACAGCGTGGCGAATGACACTCGTGTGCTTCGGTGCCGGTACCGTTTGGGGCGTGGATACAGGCATCGCTATTCTGGAGGAGTCGCTCAGTCTCGTACTGGGCTACCTTCCGGATGTCCGCCTGCACGCCTCCCTGGTGCTCTGCGCGCTGGTGGCGGCGTGGCTGTTCGCCATCCACCGGAGGGCCAGCCAATCGCCCCCGCCCCGTCGCCACCGGAGGATTCCCATGACGCGCACCGCCCAGTCCACGCCCCGCGGCGTCCGGCCCCGGTCGATGCCCGCCTCCGGGTTCCGCGTCAAGTGGGACCGCACCCTCATCGCCCTCGTCGCCCTGCTGGCCGTGCTGGTCCTCGTCGTCACCGGGGTCGCCGCCCTCTTCGGCGCGGGCACGGGAGGGACCGCCCTCGTCGCGGCCCTCGTGGCCGCGGGCGGGGTCGCCTCCCTGCGCGCCCTCGCGCTGCGGGACCGCAAGGCGCGCCGCGACCAGCGGATCGAGCGGGCGTTCACCGAGGCCATGAACCCCGGCCTGCCGGTCGTCCACGACGCCGTGCCCAGCGGCTCCGGCTCGACCGCCGTCTTCGACGCCGCCTCCGGCCAGGCGCCCGCCCCGCACGCCCGGGACGAGCAGGGTGCCGCGGCCCCCGCCGCGGCCCCGGCCGTCCCCGCCGGCTCCGCGCCGACCCCCGCCCCGGGCGCCGACCTCGACGCCGCGGCCCTGCCCAGCGTGCCGCGGCCCACCTACCTGGACGCCGCGGAGGCCCACCGGCCGGTCCCGGAGCCGCTCGTGCGCCCCGAGGTCCCGGCCGCGCAGCCCGGCACGAAGCTCAAGTCCGGCGTGTCCGGTGAGTACCTGGCCAAGGTCCAGGCCACCGCGAACCGCTCCCTGGACCTGGACAAGGTCCTCCAGCGCCGACGGGCCGTCTGACGACAGGGGAACGGCCGATGCGCCACCGGGCGCAGGGGGAGGACGCGGAGGACCGGCAGGTCCGGTACCTCTCGTCCACCGCGGTGCGGGACACGCTGCAGCACGTCCTGGCCGGACAGGGGTTGCGGCTGCACCACGCCCGCCTGGTCGACCTCCAGCACCGGCCCGGCGCGGGGGCCACGGGGGTGTTCCAGGCGTGGGCGGTGCCCGATGACGCCCCCGACGACGGCGCCCCGGAGGAGGACTCCCCGGCGGAGGGCGACGCCGCGCAGGCCGGCCGCGAGGTCTTCGTCGCGCTGACCGCCGAGGCCGTCCCGGAGGACGCGGTGGTCGACGCCGGCCGCGCCGCCGAGACCGACTGGTCCGCCTGGATCCACCCCCACGACCCGCTCCTGGCCGGGCTCGCGCTGGCCTCCGACCCGGCCTCCGTCGCGGCGGTCTGGGGCGCGGGCCGGGTCCTCACCGACCTGCAGACCGTCAGCTACCGGCCGCTGCGCCGGGCCGTGCTGCGCGCCGAGTTCGCCCCGGCGGGCGAGGACGCCCCGCCCCCGGCGCGCTCGGCCGGCCACGGCCCCGGACAGGACGACGTCGTCCGCGGGGGCGCCCCGGGACAGGACCCCGCCGGGCCGCGCACGGTGTATCTCAAGGTGATGCGCGGCGGCCTGGCCGCGGGACTGCACCACCGCCACGTGCTGCTCGCCGCGGCGGGGGTGCCGGTGCCGCCGGTGCTCGGCCCGCCGGTCGCGGACGTGCTGGCCCTGGGCGAGGGCACCGGGACCGTGCTGGCCGGGGCCATCATGGCCGACGGCGCCCGGCACGTGGACCCGCGCGAGGTCACCGACCTGCTCGACCGGATGCCGGGGGAGATCCTCTCCCTGCCCCGGCGCGAGGCCTGGGCGGACCGGACGCCCTCCTACGGCCACGCCGCGGCCACCGCCCTGCCGGACCAGGCCCGCCGGATCCGCTCGCTCGTGGAGCACCTGCAGCGGCAGCTGGCCACCACGGACCGCGGTCCGGTGGTGCCCACGCACGGCGACCTCTACGAGGCCAACCTGCTCGTGCGGGACGGGCGGATCAGCTGCGTGCTCGACGTGGACGGTGCCGGCCCCGGCCACCGCGTGGACGACCTCGCCTGCTTCCTGGGCCACCTCGCGGTGCTGCCGGCCGTGGACGAGCGCTACGTCTTCACCCACCGGGCGCTGCGCCGGTTCCACTCCCACTTCGTGGGGACCGTGGACCCGGGGGCACTGGCCTGTCGCTCGGCCGCCGTCGCGCTGTCCCTCGTGGCCGGCGCCCGGGACTCGGGCCGCCCGGACTGGCAGGCCGCCGCCCGGCAGCGGCTGGACATCGCGGAGTCGCTGCTGCAGCTGCCTCAGTCGTCCTCGGGCTGGTAGGGGCGGTAGTCCTTCTCCGCCACGAGCCGGTAGCCCACGCCGCGCACGGTCGCGAAGCGGGTGACCCCGAGCTTGGTGCGCAGGTAGCGCACGTAGACGTCCACCACGTTGGAGCCGGGATCGAAGTCGTAGCCCCACACCCGGGACAGCAGCTGCTCCCGGCTGAGGGCCTGCCCCGGGTGGCGCAGGAACGCCTCGGCCAGGGAGAACTCGCGCGCCGAGAGGTCCACCTCGACGCCGTCGATCGTGGCCACGTGCCGCACGGGGTCCAGGGCGAGGTCGGCGTGGCGCAGCACCGGGTCCTCCACGGCCCGGGCGCCGCCGTTGTCGCCGCGCAGCCGCAGCCGGACGCGGGCCACGAGCTCGGCGAACCGGAAGGGCTTGGGCACGTAGTCGTCGGCTCCCGAGGTCAGTCCCGTGACCGTGTCCTCCCCGGAGGTCCGGGCGGTGAGGATGATGACCGGCAGCTGCCGGTCCTGCGCCCGGATCCGCTCGAGCACCTCGAAGCCGTCCAGGTCCGGCAGGCCCAGGTCGAGGATGACCAGGTCGAAGCCGCCCGTGAGGGCGAGGACCAGTCCCTCGCGGCCGGTGGCGGCGACCGTGGTGGTCAGCCCTTCCGCCTTCAGGCCCTTGGCCACGAAGGAACTGATCCGTGGTTCGTCCTCGATCATGAGGATCTGGCTCATGCCGCACCGTCCTTCGCGGGGGTCGTCGTCTCGTCCTGGGGGTCCGCTCCGTCCCGGGGCGGGACCGCGGTGGCATCCCCGGGCGGGGCGCCGCACGGCTCCCGGCCGGGGTCGAGGGGCAGGTCGAGGTGGAACGTGGACCCGGCCCCCGGGGCGGACCGCACGTCCACCGTGCCGCCGTGGGCGGCCGCGATGGCCGTGACGATGTTCAACCCGAGGCCCGAGCCCTCGGCGCGGGTGCTGTTGGAGCCGCGCCCGAACCGCTCGAAGATCACCTCGCGGTCCTCCGGCCGGATGCCGATGCCCTGGTCCCTGACCCACAGCCGCAGGACGCCGTCGAGCCGCTGGGAGCCGAGCCAGACCGTGGTGCCCTCCGCCGAGTACCGCACCGCGTTCGAGGCCAGTTGCAGCCACGCCTGGGTGATGCGGCGCTCGTCGAGGGACACGGTCACCTCGGCGGCCCCGTCCAGGGCCCAGTGGCGGTCCCCGAGGGAGGTCGCCTTGGCCAGGACGTCGCGGGTGAGGGCGCCGACGTCGACCGGCCGGCGGGTGATGAAGTCCGGCCGCCCGGACCGGGCCAGGGTGACGAGGTCGTCCACGAGCAGGCGCATGCGGTCCAGTTCGTCCAGGGCGACCTCCCGGACCTCGCGCACGTCCTGCGGGTCGTGCGGGTCCTGCAGCTCGAGGTGGCCCTGGATGATCGTGATGGGCGTGCGCAGCTCGTGGCCCACGTCGTCCAGCAGCCGGCGCTGGGAGGAGAAGGCCTCCTGCAGGCGGTCCAGCATCTCGTTGAAGGTGGTGGCCAGCTCGGCCACGTCGTCCTGGCCGGAGACCGGCACGCGGCCGTTGAGGTCCGTCCCGGAGATCTCCGCCGCGGTCGACTGCAGGGTGCGCAACGGGTCCAGCAGCCGGCCGACGAGGCCCCACCCGGCGAGCCCGACGACGCCCATCACCACGAGCCCCACCCCCGCGTAGGACACGAACGAGGCGTTGAGCTCGGCCAGCTCCGCGGAGTGGTCGAAGGCCAGCAGCATCATGGACGGGGCGGTGTCGTTGTCGAAGCGGATCGGCACCACGACCGCCCGGTAGGTGGTCCGGTCGGTCGTGACCGTCCCGAGCCGGACGCTGCCGGCGCCGGAGTGCGCGCGCGCCCAGTCCACGAGCCGCGCGTCGTCCTCCAGCCGCAGCTCGACGGCGTCCGAGGCCGTCCAGCTGATCCGCCCGTCCCGCAGGCCCAGCATCCCCTCGTGCTCGGCGGGCAGGGTGCGCTGCATGGCGGTGTAGACGAGCTGGTCCGCGGCGGAGAACGGCTCACCCGTCTCGGGGTCCACGCCCTCCTGCGCGAGGATGCGGAACTCCTGGACCGAGCGGGTCAGCGAGTCGTCGAGCTGGTGGTCCATCGCGCCGCGCTGCAGCAGGTAGGCCGTGGCCCCCGAGAGCAACAGCGCGAGGGCGGTGAGCAGGACGAAGAGGATCACCACGCGGGTGCGCACCGGCAGGGCCCGGCGGCCGCGGGGACGGCGGCCGGGCGGCCGCGTCCGCGGCGCGGCCCCGGGCTCAGTCGTCGTCATCCCCCGCATCGTCCCCCTCGTCGTCCCCGTCCTCGTCGTCCGCCTCGTCATCGTCCCATCCGTCGTCGTCCGTGGGCGCCTGCGGTGCGGGGGCCGGGACCGCGCGCGGCGTCGGGGAGGTCCGCGCCGCCGGGCCGGTGCTCCCGGCGGTCCCGTCGGCCCCGTCCGCGCCGGCGGTCGGGGACGTGGTCGCCGGGGCCGGACGGGAGGAGACCGGGGCGCGCGAGGAGAGGCCCCCGGACGCCGGGGTCTCCCTGTCCGGGGAGGGGGTCGGGGACCCGGTGGGGGAGCCGGTGGCGGCCGAGGCCTCGGGGTGCGGGGACTGGCCCGACGCCGGCGCGCCCCCTGCCGGGTCGTCCCCGCCGGCCGCGAGGGGCGCGTTGTGCGGGGACGGCGCGTCCGTCACGGCGATCAGCGGGCCGAGGTCGACCGTGCTCGGCCGGGCCGAGAGCGCGACGAGGCCCAGCGCGCCCAGCACGGCGACGGCCACCAGGGCCACGGCCGCCTTCAGTCCCCACCCGGTGCTCTTCATGGCGACCATCCTCGCGCGCGCTGATGAGGCGAAGATGAGAGGGCCGGGTCAGCCGGCGCCCGGCGCGCCCCCGGCCGCGGGGCCCTCGTCGGGGTCCGCACCGGGGCCCGTCCCCGGGGCGGGACCCTCGTCGGGGCCGGTCCCGGGCGTCGGGTGGGGGCCGCCGTCGGGCTCCGGGTCGG
This genomic window from Citricoccus sp. SGAir0253 contains:
- a CDS encoding DUF4011 domain-containing protein, coding for MTEQDPTQSPAVPRPHRDRPDDGGAGTDARPTFPAWLASLGSGTENDTMLRFAPSTANSIDISHSHPSGLSQFLSGRRTRLSTLLRDPEQFAAARGAARQLRGKIQEMAEDRGIDVGYLATGLATWRSIEDGRSTQMSAPVLLARLSLTLRSEQDDYELQISERARLNPALARYFRDAFRITLDPEDYLRAAYATAKLEPLPAMDLLRSQGREVRGLVVEHRLLVSTFADLADTASVDVVDSTHPVVSALYDAGSGMVPRRGELQDTGLPPLDERDPQDETLILDADPSQQRALDHIGVGHDLVVLTPPGTGQTQTAANAVAQLAADGKRVLVVAERTATLDDFRRRLGSVDLDSMVLDLPAGATPDAVRRQLIAALLRVERAQEPATSRLNATLVERRHQLNDHLGSLHNTRERWGCSPFQAMQSLAALTALDPAPSTTVRLKRSVLDATVNREETVAKLIRAGELGAFSRSSTESPWYGARLRNVQETEEAYGLAEDLAAALPVLRDQLDQATEQAQLRTGDTFSEWVRQIRLLSAVRASLDQFTPDIFDRPVTDLISATATGQWRKQHGVEMSSMTRSRLRRVAKEYIRPGVHVADLHEALVHVQAQRAEWAQWALSKRHPAVPTGLEALSAKGAEVAGELARLQGMLAEPGAEAQRLDRMPVDELSEVLDRLVADQETLKTLPERTLVGDQLREHGLQELLADLQQREVPTDQLRAELELAWWQSALEAMISGDDYLAMMDADSLRRIEAEYRLADTAHLEGGAQRLGWRMSQQWKRANTQHRASARVLRSLLKDGSPGPDSLAGLEPELLQALVPVWTTSPLALAEFPPEMGFDTVILLDAESLALSTALGAISRGRQVVAFGDGTSGSPKPFNVSVDPTASAVLPREVDSAFTALMRVLPCVELDTMHRGLERRLTRLLSEQLYEGRVDMLPGAAELTGSDHPVRVEFLPGGTGMPGAGDEGVESTVAEVNRAMDLVFEHIRRRPEASLAVITASPLHARRVAEAIRLNLPNNPWAAPFFNRAEEPFVVAPMARAQGVVRDHIVFTLGYGRTPHGRVVHHFGPFSEAGGRELYATAMTRARRHLHVLTCVHPDDLDPERLGNGAADFYGLLATYLKDSGHTAAPRPRDPLVADLADRLQQRHGTVVPDYAGSIDLAVWNPLGLPSWDGQATAEQAAPVALVSDGSEAYRAMSVRERSRQRPQQLERSGWRYHPLWTIDVFADPAGCAQAVASFLGLPAAGHGPGDVLAEEGLASRAGAATGGDSGTGADAAADAPGAAGAGEAAAPGGDASPTGPDAWHDRPAQPGAEQAGPAQAGDEQAGPEREPSDLDHRDGEEDHQDPSGTREHGAESAAVAGGISGAGSTAADSRS
- a CDS encoding FmdB family zinc ribbon protein — encoded protein: MPTYAYACKDCGHAFDIVQSFSDDSLTVCPQCEGTLRKKFNSVGVVFKGSGFYRNDSRSDRSGSTAGSSTAAASASGDSAASAGSSSTSGSSSSSSDASAGSSAPAPAKTPAAASA
- a CDS encoding 5-formyltetrahydrofolate cyclo-ligase; its protein translation is MSPNDPTPQDQPTAEYSASLTGHRGSTPQETLAWRKQDTRTLWRARRRELGEAERTAQSEAITRHVLEWYLPRARHRRAAVVMSYGTEPQTGPLREALHGAGIEVLVPITEPERQLSWTAWHPGVELARSAVAPIDEPVGERLGVETMATVDLVLVPAQVVDLLGIRMGQGGGYYDRFLAGVRRLREAGDGGPVTVASVFRHELMTRGYLPAGEFDEPVDGAVTADGLTWFGDGVDPLAARA
- a CDS encoding GNAT family N-acetyltransferase, yielding MAPVPTHSWPVTLEHGDLVLRPFRRSDQEEWMALRSRNREWLRPWDATNPVPETGLKSFHEMVRVLNRSGRDGTGLPWLICVRGTADGRAAIAGQLSVSSIVRGSAQSAAIGYWIDQARAGQGLVPTAVALAVDHCFSVLGLHRIEVNIRPENRPSLRVVEKLGFRHEGLRRAFLHIDGDWRDHESFALTAPEVPGGLLARLGRGRPAG
- a CDS encoding phosphotransferase family protein; this translates as MRHRAQGEDAEDRQVRYLSSTAVRDTLQHVLAGQGLRLHHARLVDLQHRPGAGATGVFQAWAVPDDAPDDGAPEEDSPAEGDAAQAGREVFVALTAEAVPEDAVVDAGRAAETDWSAWIHPHDPLLAGLALASDPASVAAVWGAGRVLTDLQTVSYRPLRRAVLRAEFAPAGEDAPPPARSAGHGPGQDDVVRGGAPGQDPAGPRTVYLKVMRGGLAAGLHHRHVLLAAAGVPVPPVLGPPVADVLALGEGTGTVLAGAIMADGARHVDPREVTDLLDRMPGEILSLPRREAWADRTPSYGHAAATALPDQARRIRSLVEHLQRQLATTDRGPVVPTHGDLYEANLLVRDGRISCVLDVDGAGPGHRVDDLACFLGHLAVLPAVDERYVFTHRALRRFHSHFVGTVDPGALACRSAAVALSLVAGARDSGRPDWQAAARQRLDIAESLLQLPQSSSGW
- a CDS encoding response regulator transcription factor, which gives rise to MSQILMIEDEPRISSFVAKGLKAEGLTTTVAATGREGLVLALTGGFDLVILDLGLPDLDGFEVLERIRAQDRQLPVIILTARTSGEDTVTGLTSGADDYVPKPFRFAELVARVRLRLRGDNGGARAVEDPVLRHADLALDPVRHVATIDGVEVDLSAREFSLAEAFLRHPGQALSREQLLSRVWGYDFDPGSNVVDVYVRYLRTKLGVTRFATVRGVGYRLVAEKDYRPYQPEDD
- a CDS encoding cell wall metabolism sensor histidine kinase WalK, translated to MTTTEPGAAPRTRPPGRRPRGRRALPVRTRVVILFVLLTALALLLSGATAYLLQRGAMDHQLDDSLTRSVQEFRILAQEGVDPETGEPFSAADQLVYTAMQRTLPAEHEGMLGLRDGRISWTASDAVELRLEDDARLVDWARAHSGAGSVRLGTVTTDRTTYRAVVVPIRFDNDTAPSMMLLAFDHSAELAELNASFVSYAGVGLVVMGVVGLAGWGLVGRLLDPLRTLQSTAAEISGTDLNGRVPVSGQDDVAELATTFNEMLDRLQEAFSSQRRLLDDVGHELRTPITIIQGHLELQDPHDPQDVREVREVALDELDRMRLLVDDLVTLARSGRPDFITRRPVDVGALTRDVLAKATSLGDRHWALDGAAEVTVSLDERRITQAWLQLASNAVRYSAEGTTVWLGSQRLDGVLRLWVRDQGIGIRPEDREVIFERFGRGSNSTRAEGSGLGLNIVTAIAAAHGGTVDVRSAPGAGSTFHLDLPLDPGREPCGAPPGDATAVPPRDGADPQDETTTPAKDGAA